Proteins from a single region of Juglans microcarpa x Juglans regia isolate MS1-56 chromosome 5S, Jm3101_v1.0, whole genome shotgun sequence:
- the LOC121267960 gene encoding uncharacterized protein LOC121267960 produces MELKFRITTILFLFLLITVPYVSRGDSNELDPEVYEIDYRGPETHSTVNPPHDRSHGKPPLIHRKRVLKPPKSKGLRVADMGAEAKKTRG; encoded by the exons ATGGAGCTCAAGTTTAGAATCACCACTATCCTGTTTCTCTTTCTCCTGATCACCGTGCCTTACGTTTCAAGAG GGGACTCTAATGAGTTGGATCCGGAGGTGTACGAGATTGATTATAGAGGTCCGGAGACCCATTCAACAGTTAATCCTCCGCATGATCGCTCTCATGGAAAACCACCTTTGATTCATAGAAAACGTGTTCTTAAACCTCCCAAATCCAAGGGCTTAAGGGTGGCTGATATGGGAGCAGAA GCCAAGAAAACTCGTGGATAG
- the LOC121266722 gene encoding uncharacterized protein LOC121266722 has product MAKKLSVKATAITHPYPLSLSSQKETRMVVCRDSLRVIMKLSSKLISSPGRTEKFQPQLMRFLRTNVGSRSRGRSRSSPMFFRRKNATAIETQEPSSPKVTCMGQVRVKRSPKQVATAGTGRPRVAGTRRLCKWLRNALFCHPLARRIKPPSCQTTWRKWVLFFQVGFLRKTEIRGDSSGFEPKLENDGEFSEREDEDKEGDEKVVAKTTEETEVTEQRAEKEDTEEQSETDKPTSEGESTSDEESRIGPETVEKLKFFEEFEGVIRERFIKSINIEDVKAGEEADSIRPVILTRCKSEPMRTAEKTDTEMNFRWKRRLGFADSR; this is encoded by the exons ATGGCCAAAAAACTCTCAGTAAAAGCCACAGCCATAACGCACCcatatcctctctctctctcttct caaaaggAAACTCGCATGGTTGTTTGTAGAGATAGTCTGAGAGTGATAATGAAGCTATCCTCAAAACTCATATCGAGTCCGGGTCGGACCGAGAAGTTCCAGCCGCAATTGATGAGGTTTTTGAGGACCAACGTCGGGAGCAGAAGCAGAGGCAGGTCACGTTCAAGCCCGATGTTTTTTCGAAGAAAGAACGCCACCGCCATTGAAACCCAGGAACCATCTTCACCGAAAGTCACGTGCATGGGCCAAGTGCGGGTCAAGCGTTCCCCCAAACAAGTAGCCACCGCCGGAACCGGTCGGCCGCGTGTGGCTGGAACCAGACGCCTGTGCAAATGGCTCCGAAATGCCCTTTTTTGTCACCCTCTCGCCCGAAGAATCAAGCCCCCGTCGTGCCAAACCACTTGGCGCAAGTGGGTCCTATTCTTCCAAGTGGGTTTTCTACGAAAAACCGAAATTCGAGGAGACTCATCGGGTTTTGAACCGAAACTCGAGAATGACGGTGAGTTTTCAGAGCGAGAGGATGAAGACAAGGAAGGAGATGAGAAAGTAGTAGCTAAG ACGACGGAAGAAACAGAAGTCACAGAACAGAGAGCAGAGAAAGAAGACACAGAGGAACAATCGGAGACTGATAAACCCACATCGGAAGGAGAGTCAACTTCAGACGAAGAATCGAGAATAGGTCCTGAAACGGTGGAAAAGTTGAAGTTTTTCGAAGAATTCGAAGGTGTAATAAGAGAAAGATTCATAAAATCCATAAATATTGAAGATGTGAAAGCAGGGGAAGAAGCAGACTCCATACGGCCTGTTATACTCACAAGGTGTAAATCAGAACCGATGAGAACAGCAGAGAAAACCGATACAGAGATGAATTTCCGGTGGAAGAGAAGGTTGGGTTTCGCTGATTCACGTTGA